The Paraburkholderia hospita region TCCAGTACGTGCCGTTCGGATCGTAGTCACGCGTCGACGTCGACGACAGCGTGACGCGATACGGCGCTTGCCCCGTGACGTTCACGCGCCGTCCGCCGACGAAGAAACTGCCCGTTTTCTGAAGCGTGATCATCGGTCGTCCAAAATCACACGCGGACCGCACTGAGGGTTTCGGCCGGAAACAGTTCCTCCGGCTTGAGCAGTCGATGGCACACGCCCTGTTCATAGCCGAACTTCAGGAAAGCCTCGAGCGTCGTGCGATTCGGCTCCAGTCCGTACGGCCAGATGTCCGCGCCGAAGAGCGCCTGTGCTTCGGCAACACGCGTCGGCATCCACGGCAGCGGGAAGTGCGAGCACGTGATATCGCTCAGCCGGTAAAGGCTATTGCGCTTGGCTTCCTCGAACGCCTTCAACAGATTGCCCGCAATCCACCGGTGCTTTTCAAACGTCTCGCGGCGCAACACGATCAGATGCATGATCGGGAAGATGCGCGTCTCCTCGTAGTATTCGCGTTCCGTGTCGGCAAAGCGCGAAAAGAGCCGCACGATCTCATCCGCGCGTTCGTGGCCCGGCTCGGGCGGACGCGCGCTCAGGACGGCGTCGATCTCGCCGTCGAGCAGCAGCGACGTCAGCGAGCGCTCGGGCTCCGAACGATACGACACGCCCTCAGGCACGCGCACATTCACCTTCTCCTTGCGGCCCGCCTGATTTACGCCGCCCTGCACCCATTCGATTTCGGACAGCGGAATACCGAGCGAATGGGCAATCCAGCCGCGCGAGTAGATCGCGGCCGTTTGCGCCCACTCGGGAATGCCGATGCGTTTGCCGCGCAAATCCTCGGGACGCTGGACGCGGCCATCGCGGCGCACATACAGCGACGACTGGCGGAACGAGCGCGACGGAAACACGGGCAATCCGACGAGCCGGTCATCGCCCTGCGAGCGCAGCGACGAATACTTGCCGAATGACATTTCCGAAATGTCCCACTCCTGGAAATGCGTCGTGCGATAAAAGATCTCTTCGACATTGAGCACCGACGGCACCAGTTCGATGCCTTCGGGTTGCACGCGCCCGCTTACCAGGTCGCGCACATGGTCATAGTCGCTGACAGCGAGGCTGAGCGTTAATCTCGACATAATGGTTCTCTTTGAAACGAAAGTTCAGTGGGCCTCAGTGTGCATTGGTGACAACCACATGCGGCTGCGATGGACCAACGGTCAGCACCAGCATCGCTGTCATCAGCACCGCGGCGCCGATCGCTGCGAACATGATGCCCGGTCCGCCCGACCACTGCTGCAAAACACCCGCCACGGCCGGCCCGAACATCGCGCCGATACGCGACAGCCCCAGGAACACGCCGACGCCCGTGCCGCGCATTTCAGTCGGGTAAGTGGCTGCAACCAGGTTGTTGAGCACGATCTGCGAGCCGACGACGAAAGCGCCCGCGCCAGCGACCGCAATCAGCGTGGTGGTGCGGTCGGTCGCCCAGGCGAGCAGCGCGACCATCGCTGCGCCGAGCACGTACGACGCCGAGATCACGCGACGGCGATCGCCGACGCGGTCAGCGATAAACCCCGAGATCAGTCCGCCCGCCACAGCCATGCCCGCGAACAGCGAACCATACGCGAAACTCGACGACAGGTTCTCGCCGCGCTTGAGCATGATGGTCGGCAGCCAGCCCGACAGGCCGTAGGCCGAAAACAGGCTCAACGCGCCGGCGGCCCAGAAGCTCAACGTGCGCAGCCGGTAGTCGCGCGACAGCAGCAGACCAAGCGGACTTCTGTGCGAGATCGCGCCGCCCGTGGCGAACTGGCCCGCGTCGTAGGCTGCTGCGCGGTCCGGACGCAAGCGATACAGCAACGGCTTGACCTCTTCCCAACGTCCGCGGCTGGCCAGAAAGCGCGGCGATTCGGGCAACCACAATTGAATCGCAAGCGCGAACACGAGCGCGACGCCGCCGACGTAATAGAGACTCTGCCAGCCGTAATGCGGCGTCAGCCACGCCGCGATCAATCCTGCCGACGACGAGCCGCTCACCCAGCCAAGCGAGAAGAACAGGCTCGTGAACACATTCGACGAACGCTTCGGCGCGATCTCGTTGATATAGGTGATCGCGAGCGGCATCAGCAGCCCGAGCGCCAGCCCCATCGTCACGCGCAACGCGATGTATGACGCGAGACTGTGCGCGAACAGCGCGATCGCCAGACTCATCACGCCGGAGCCCCAGCAGCCGAGCAGCAGAATGCTGCGACGCCCGAAGCGATCGCCGAGCAGCCCGCTGACGGCTGAGCCCGCGGCGAATCCCGCCAACCCGCTCGACAGCATGATGCCGATGCGCGTCGGCGACAGTCCCCACGGACCTGCCACGTAATGGACGATATACGCCGAGTTGTACAGGTCGTAGCCGTCGAACAGCAGGATCATCGAGATCAGGACGCCGAGCCGGATGTGAAAGCCGCCAAGCGGCGCTTCCTCCAGTTCCTGGCGAACGTCGATGCGCCCCGCAGGCATCGACACTTTGTGTTGGGCCATGATGTTCTCCACTGTCAGAAGGTATGTTTGATGCCGACCGTGGCACCTGTCTGGGTGCCGCCCGTCGTCACGTCGCCCGTCGCGCGCACACCGACGTTCAGCCCGTTCGAGTTGGTGACGTACGATACTTCGGCGTAGAGATCCGTGCGCTTGGACAGAAAGTAGTCAGCCAGCAGCACGCCGCTGGTGGCCTTTTGTCCCGTGCCATGAATGCGCTCCTGATACCCGCCAAGCGAAAAGATCAGCGGCGAGGTGGGCTGCCACGACGCGCCCAGCCAGTACAGCAGCGAGCCTTGCAGCGCCGTAGTGTTACGGATGTTGAGCCAGCGCGTTCCGACATACGCCCGCACAGGTCCGAACGTATAGGTCGCACCGCCGACCACGCGCATCTGCGTGGCATCTTGCGTGGCGATCGAAGTCCCTTGCATCTGATCATAGGCAACGCCAACGTTGGCAGAGCCGTTTGCGTACTGCAGCGCGAAGCTGTATTCGCGCCCGACCTTCGAATGGCCCGGCACCTGCGCGCCGTTGGGGATCGTCGAATCGAACCCGGTGCTATACAGCGCCGCGAGAGTCACGCCGGCGAAACGCGCCGTATACCGGACCGCATTGTCGGCACGCCCCACAAGGGTTGCATCGTAACCTTGAGCCGAATAACTCGGATTGAACTGAAGCGGGTCGTACACGTACATCAGGTCATACAGCAGGTTGTATTGCCGGCCAAGCGTCACGTCGCCATACGGCGTACTCAGCCCGACATACGCCTTGCGCCCGAACAGGCGGCCACCCTGCCCAAGCGTTCCGTTATTGATCGAGTAACCGTTCTCCAGCACGAAGATGGTCTTCAGGCCGCCGCCGAGGTCTTCTGTGCCGCGCAAGCCCCAGCGCGAACCGGCAAGGCTGCCGGACTCCATGCGTACAACCGTGCCGGACGTGCCGTTCGGACCGGGCACGTGATTGGCGACTTCGACGCCGACATCGGTGATGCCATAGAGCGTCACCGAACCTTGCGCATACGCGCAGGAGGTGGCGGCGCATGTCAGGCCGAACGCGGCGAGAGTGTGGCGTCTCTTCACTAAAGTGTCTCCAAAGTTTTTGTATTCGTGTGTATGTGTTGATTCGGCTTGTCCGCCCGGCATGGCGGCACGCGCGATGCCGGGCGCGGACAAACCCGCCCGCGAAGCCACGGGCGATACTGCTGCGATGAGTTGCGTATCAGTTCAGGCGCGGCGGCTCGCGGCGAGGCTGTGGCAAGGGCGATCCGAGCCCTGCCTCGAGCGCGAGCGCATACAGGCGCAAGCCGAGCGCGAGATCCGATACGCCCATGCCCATTGCCTTGAACACCGTGATGTCGTCGGATGCCGTGCGGGCGCGTCCCTCGGCGATCACATCGCATAGGGGCGCCACCTCGTTCCATGCATCGCGCGCGCCGTACGCACGCACGAACTCGGTCGAAAGGCGTTTCGCCGCGCCGAGATCGTCGACCACGGCGCGCGTGCAGCGGGCGAACACATCGTCGGCGAGTTCGATGCGCTCTTCCGTGATTGCGCCTACCGCGTTCACATGCGTTCCATAGGCAAGCGCGGATGCGGGCAGGAACGCTTCCGTGGCGCGCGTCACGGTCGTGACGATCGGCGCGTCGGCGACGGCGGCTTCCACCGACGGCGCCTCGACGATCTCGATGTCGAACTTCTCGCGCGCCCGCTCGACGAATGCACGCCGCTTGTCCGGCGTCGGGCTGTACACGCGCACCAGCTTCAGGCGGCGCACGGCAGCGACGGCAGCGAGTTGCGCGAGCGCCTGCTTGCCCGTGCCGATCAGCGCGAGCACGTCCGCATCGGGCCGCGCGAGCCACTTCGTCGCCACGCCGGAGATGCCGCCCGTGCGCATCTGGCCGAGCGCGAACGCTTCGAGAATCGCCTTGAGCTGGCCGTTCGCGCTATCGAAGAGAATCAGCAGCGGACATGCGCCGCCTTCCGTATGTGCCCACGTCTTGGTCCCGACGATGCCGGCATCCTGAAACGCCGCGCCGATCGCGTGCAGATTGCTGTGTCCCCACGCGACATGCGTCTTGCCCATGTTGCGCGCCGCGCCGCTCGCCTGTTGGGCGAGGCCTGCTTCGAGCGCTTCGATGGCACCCGACAGGTTCATCAGCGAGACGATTTGCTGCTCTGAAATCCACACGGGTGTGCTGGCCGCGTTCATTGCTCATCCTCGAAAATCGACGCTACGGGCGGTTCGAGCCGCAGCGTGTTGACGGCGATCGCATGCGTAACGTAGCGGCCGATCAGCATCACGAAGGCCATTGCTTCAGCGGGCGTCACGAGGCTCGCAAACGCGTCGAACTCTGCCTGCGCTTCGAGGCCGCGCGTACGCAATGCCTTCAGCGCATAGGCTTGCGCTGCTTTCTCGACGTCGCTCAAGTCCGTCGCGGCAGCAGGATCGAGCCGGTTGACCTGCGCGATCCAGGCGCGCGGAAAGCCGAGCTTCACGCTCAGGCGTTCATGCTGGTGACGCTCGTAACGGTTCTCCATGTAACTCGCCACCGTCAGCGCGCCGAGTTCCGTGAGACGGTCGGGCAACGCCTGCTTCAGCGCGTCGGTGAAATGCATGAACTGCAAGAGCACGTCGGGCGCATGGCCCGCGCACTTGAACAGCTCGCCGAGATAGCGCAAGCGCTCGACGCGCGGCGTCAGATAGTCGGCCAGATCGGCCCGCATGTCGGCCATCTCCAGCCGTGGAATCCTGTCGCTCATCAGGGTCTCCGTTTCGTTGTCGTTCGGATCGTCGCGGGCGCTCAGAGCAGACCAGCGCGATCGAGCACGCCATCGAGCCGCGCTTCGAGTTCACGCGTAGCAGGCATCATCGGCAAGCGATGTTCGTTCGCGGGAATCTGGCCCATGCGCTTCATCATGTATTTGATGGGGATCGGATTCGTGTCGTAGAACACGGACTGATTCAGTTCGAACAGCGCGAAATGCAGCTTGCGCGCCGCCGCGTAGTCTTCGCGTTCGACGGCCTCGACCAGATCGGCGACCTTGCGCGGCGCCAGATTGCCGACCGCGTTCATCAGCCCGCAGGCGCCGACTGCGAGCATCGGATAGCTCAACTCTTCGAGACCGACGAACACGCGCCACTCGGGCCCGAACGCATCGAGCATGTGCGTGACGAAGGCCATGTCGTTGACCGCGTGCTTCATGCCTACGAGGTTCGGCGCGCGCTCGCGGATCGACTTGACGGTGGCGAGGTCCATGCTGACTGCCGCACGCCCCGGAATGTGATAGATCAGCAGCGGCCGATCGGTGCGCGCGGCGATGTCCGCGTAGTACTCGACCAGTCCGCGCTGCGGCGGACGGATGTAGTAAGGCGTGACGACCAGCATCGCATCGACGCCGGCCTTGTCGGCGTGCTGCGTCAGTTCGACCGTCTCCGCGTGCGATTGCGAGCCTGTCGCGGCCAGCACGGGAACACGTCCGGCCGCTGCCTCGACGGCCACGTCGACGAGGCGGTTGCGCTCGGCCACGGTGAGCAGGCTCGGCTCGGCCGTCGTGCCGTTCACGAGCACGCCGTGGCCGCCATTGACGATCTGCCAGTCGACGAGCCGTGCATACGTTTCGTAATCGACGGCCTGGTTGCGGAAAGGCGTAACGATCGGGGTAATCGAACCCTTCAGCCAGGAGATATCGCGCATGATCTGGATTCCTTGTCGATGAAGCGGCTTATGCGGCCGTGGCGGCATTCGTGCGATTGGTCGAAAAACCGGTCTGCGTGCCAAGCAGCGCAGGCGGCTCCTTCATGCTCTCCTGCCACAGCAGCGACTGCATGTAGATGTTGAGCGGCTGGTCCTGGACGGTCAGCTCGTACACGTAGTCGTCGTAGGACGCGTGGTTGTGTACGGCCCAGCCGGGCGCCGACAGCATCAGATCGCCGGCCTTCCACTCGTAGCGGTTGCCCGCCACCATGCTGTAGCCCGAGCCCGAAAAGTAGTAGTTGATGGCCGCGGATACGTGGCGATGCGGACGGTCGACGATCTTCGGCGGACGGATCGTCATCGTCGCGAAGAAGTTCGGCGTGATGCCGTTGGTGCGGCCCGTCACCGGGTTGTACATCATGTACAGACGGCGGCCGACGTAGTCGCTGCCCAGCGCCTCAAGCTTGTCGAGTTCGGCCTTCACCTGTTGCCACGAAAAATGCAGCGGACGCGATTCGACCACCTGCGGATTGATCAGCGTTTCGTACGGCATCAGCAGACCGCCGTCTTCGCCGATCGGGAACGTGCCGAACGGGCTGCGTCGCTTCGGATCGTCGCTCGCGTGCGCGGTGAGCGTTTGCGTCGGCACTTCCAGTTCGACGCCGAACTCGGGCACATACACTTCCATGTGCTGCAGCAGCGGCGCATTCGAGTAGACGAGCCGCACCTGAATGTCGTCGGTGTCGTTCGTATGCGCGAAGGCGACGAAGGCGGGGTGATTCCACACGTCGTATTGACGGAATGCGATGGTGCGGCCCGCGACGCGCGTCGAACCGCCGCCGCGGATGCAGAAGTTCACCTCGGTCGCGTTGTGGCGCATCGGCTCCGTCGATTCGCCAGGCAACAGGACTTGCAGCGACACCTGAATGCCGGGCGCAAGTCCGGGCGAGCCAGCGCGCGCGGACGGATGAACGATCAACGATTGGCGGCGGCCGTCTGCGGGCCTCGGCAGCGCGGCAAGGCGCTCCACTTCCGCGTCGATCTGTTCGCGGCTCACGATCACGGGCGCCCAGTAGTGATTGTCGCGGGGACGCTGGCCCGTCTGATCGACGAAGCTCGCTTGCGCCGGCCCGAATTCGCGTCTCAGGTCATGCATCGGAAAGTCTCCTCAAGGCACCCGCCCGAAGCGGTTCGCGGCGCGGTGCAAAAAATGGAATCGAGGACTGAAAATTACTCGCCGGCGCTCTGTCGATCAAGATTGATATTTCAAATCAATATAAACATTCGAAGTGTTCGGCGCCGCGACGCAAAATCACCGCAACTCATTATCCATAGCCTTTCTGCTAGACTGCAGATTGTTCAGGCGCCACGCCTTTTTTGGTTGATTTATATTGATTAGATTGATTTCATGACGACCCGAGATCTGATGACGCGCGAAGAGGTACTGGCCCGGCTCAACATCAAGCCGGCCACCCTCTACTCGTACGTAAGCCGCGGCCTGATCGGCACGGCGCCGCATGACGACGGCCGGCGCAGTTTGTACGTGCGCGCCGACGTCGAACGGGTGGGCAGCCGCAAGCGGGGGCGCATGCCGAAAGCAGCATCGGCTGAATCGACGATGCGTTGGGGCGAGCCCGTGCTCGCCTCCGCGATCACGCACATCACGCCGCAAGGTCCGCTGTACCGCAACCGGTCGGCCGTCGAGATGGCGAAGGCAGGCTCGTCGTTCGAATCGGTTTCGCAACTGCTGATGACGGGCGTCTGGCAGGACGGCGTCACCGCGTGGGGCGCGCTCGACACGCCGCAAGCCGTGCTGCCGCTATTCGATGCATACGCGGGCAAGCTGGACGGCGGCGATATCGCCAACCTGCTCGGCATGGTGCCGCTCGCGCTCGGCATGCAGGGGCGCGGCGCGGCGGAGATTTCCGACGGCAGCGCGGTGCAGGCCGCGCGCCTCATCATGCAGACGATGGCGGGATGTCTTGGATTCCTGAGCAAAGAGCGCGCGTTCGTGATGCGCGAGCGCGGCGAGAGCCTCGCGGCCTATCTGCTACGCGCGGCGGGCGGCACGTGTACGCCTGATGCCGTCTTTGCCGTCAACGGCGCGCTAACCGTACTCGCCGACAACGAACTGGCGCCCGCCACCTTCGCCGCGCGAGTCGCGGCGTCGACGAATGCGGACCTCTACAACTGCGTCGCGGCGGCGATCGGCTCGCACGTCGGCTTTTCGACGGGCACGGCGACGGAGAAAGTCGAAACGCTGCTGTTGCGTGACGTCGCCAATCCGGATACGGCACCGCGCCTGCAGATGGTTCGCGAGGTCGGTGCGAGTCTGTTCGGTTTCAACCATCCGCTGTATCCGGAAGGCGACGTACGCGCCAATCTGATTCTCGAACAGGTGCGCGCGCTGCAGTATGCGACGCCGGAGACGGTCCCGACACTCGAATTTCTCACGCTCGCCAGAGACAAGCTCTCGATGCATCCCGGCGTGGCGATTGCGCTCGTCGTGCTTGCACGTGCGCTCGGCTTGCCGGATGGCACGGCTACGGCCTTATGGATCATCAGCCGCACAGCGGGTTGGGTGGCGCATGTGCTGGAGCAGCGCGCGCAGGCTTTTCTGCTGCGGCCGCGGGCCAAGTACATTGCGGCTTTGCGGATGTAGCGCCTATAGCGCCTGTAGCGTTGAACCCGCGACGGCTCAAACGGATAAGCCCGAAGCCGTGTCTCGCGCCATTTCGGCGAGTAGCCATGTGCGAAATGCCGTAACACGCGCAAGGGACTCCTCGCCCGCCGGATAAACGAGGTAATACGAACCCTGCCCTTTCGCGGTCTGCGGCAAGGCCTGCACGAGACGGCCCGACGACAGCTCGGTCCGCACCATCGCCGGGTCCACGACGGCCACACCCAGGCTTTCGCAGGCGGCCTGGATCACCATGTTGCGCGATGCGAGCAGCAACTGGCGTCCACCCGGCGGCAATGTGTCTTGCGCGGCATCGGCCCATAAAGCCCAATCGTCTGGCCGCGTTTTCGCCGAGAGCAGCGTGAAGCGCGCGAGATCGGCGACGCTCGACAGCGGCCCGTTCGCCGACAACGTTTCAGGCGAACACACGACGATCAGTGACTCCTCGCGCAGGAAGTCGCAATGCACGCCGGGCCAGTGACCGTCGCCGTAGGCGATCGCGCAATCGAGCGCCTCGCGTTCCAGATCCACCTGGGAAATCGATACGCGAATCTCGACATTGGCGAACTGTTCCTGCACGGCCGTGAGCCGCGGCAGGAGCCAGTGCATCGCGAACGTCGGCAGCGAGTTCACGACGAGCGGCGCCGAGCGCTCGTTTGCTGCTACGCGCTGCCACGCCGACCATAGCCGTTGCAGACATTGATCGACTTCGCCGTGTAGCAGTCGCCCCGCTTCCGTGAACGCGAGTCCACGGCCAGTGCGTGTGAATAGCCGCGTGCCGAGCCGCTCTTCGAGCACGCCAAGCTGATAGCTGAGCGCCGATGGGCTCAGATGCAGTTCGCGTGCCGCATGCACGAGGTTCAGATGGTGGCCGATCACCTGGAAGCTGCGCAGATGATTGATCGATGGCAGCGCTTGTGTGCTCAAGGGGAAAGGCTCCGTCGATGGACGTAACCCATCGTACCCAGCCGCGCCGCGCGTCGCAATCCGGGATTGCCGCGATCAAAGATCGAGGACCAGTTCGTCTGTGCGCGAGCGCGAGCAGCAAGGCAGGAACTGGTCGTTGCGGGCGCGCTCGTCGTCGGTCAGATACAGATCGCGATGTTCGGGATCGCCCGCCAGCACGCGCGTCAGACACGTGCCACATACACCCTGCTCGCACGATGTCTCGATGCGCACGCCCTGCGCGGCCAGCGCTTGCACCACCGTTTCCTGTTCGCTCACGCGCACCACCTTGCCGCTGCGCGCCAGCCGTACGCTGAATGCGTGTGCCGTGGGCGCGTTACCGCAGGTGTCGGCCGTGGGCGCACTGAAGTACTCGCGATGCAATTGGCTGTCCGTCCAGCCAGCCTGCTTCGCGGCATCGAATGCGTGATCCATGAAGCCAGACGGGCCGCACACATAAAGATGCGAACCGGGCGACGGATCGCGCACGATGCGCGCAACGTCGATTCGCGCATCGGCGGGTGCGTCGTCGGTGTAGAGCGTGCAGCGCCCTTTCAGATGCGGTGCATCGAGCCGGTCGAGAAAGGCCGCGCGCTCGCGATTGCGCACGCAATAGTGCAACTCGAACGAGGCCTGCGTCTGCGCAAGCCGCTCGGCCATGCTCAGCAGCGGCGTAATCCCGATGCCGCCCGCGAGCAGCACCGAATGCCGGGCGTCCTTCGCAAGCGGAAAATGATTGCGCGGCCCTTCGATACGCAACATGTCTCCCACCTGCAATGCGTGCATCGCGCGGGAACCGCCACGCGATGCAGCGGCGTTTTGCACCGCGATCACGTAAGCGTCGCTTTGTTGTGGACGTCCGCATAGCGAGTACTGTCGAACGAGGCCCGTCGGCAGATGCACGTCGATGTGCGCGCCCGGCGTGTATTGCGGCAGCGGCGTGCCGTCGAGCGGCGCGAGTTCGAACATGCGGATGCCGTCCGCGACCTCTTCGATCCTTTTGATGCCTGTTTTCATAGGGGATTCGGGTTGATGTCGTCAGGCGCTCTGGCTCACGCTTGCCACCGCATAGCGGCGCGACAGTCTCACGAGCAGCATCAGCAGCACGCCGATGGCAGGCAGCAGCGCGACGGCAAAGAGAATCGTGTCCGGCTTCCAGCCGTTCGCGAGCACCGCACCCACCAGCATCGGCGAGCCGATCTTGCCGATCTGTCCCGCCGCGCCGCCGAGGCCAAGCGCTGTGGAACGCACACGCGTCGGAAAGATGAGCGCGAACAGCGCGAGCGGCGCGGACTGTCCGATACCGCCCGTGAAGCCGATCACAAAACCGCTTGGTAGCAGCGCGGCGAAGCGCGTGACCTCGAATGCGACGACCACAGTCGTCACCGCGAGCACGAGCAGCGCAGGCAACAGCGAACGTGTCGGCCCGAAGCGGCTCACCAGGTATCCTGCAAACCCGAGTCCGAGCATCGAACCGATATCGAGGCTCGCGAGCACATACGAGGTGTGCAGTACCGAGATGCCCGCCGTCTGCAGGAGCGGCGTGAGCCATACGGTCATCACCTTGATGGTCGCGTAACTCAGCATCAGGATGCCGAGCAGCAGCAACGTGATACCCGCGCGGCCTTCGCTGAATATCTCCCGCACAGGCACACCCTTGCGCGCCGCTTGCGTGGCACCCTCCGCCGCGTTCAGCCGCAACTGCTCGACGTCGATGGTCTCGTTCGGGAAGAGCCGCGCGAACACGGCGCGCAGCTTGTGCGTCTTGCCGCGCGAGATCAGGAAATGCGGCGACTCCGGCAGCCACGCGACGATTGCAAGCGCAGCTGCGATCGACAGCGCGCCGCCCACCACATACACCGCGCGCCACCCGAAGTTCGCGAGTACATAGCCGTTGACGACCGCGCCCACTGCCGCGCCGAGCGAATAGTTGGCGAACAGCACCGCGACCGCGAGACCTCTGGAGCGGCTATGCACGTATTCCGCACCGAGCGCGAGCACACAGGGAAAGATGCCGCCGAGGCCAATGCCCCCGAGAAAGCGCACGATCAGCAGTTGCGTGTAGTTCTGCACGGACGCCGTTCCAAGCGTAAGTGCACCGATCAGCAACGCAGCGGCGATCACGAGTGGCCGGCGGCCGACGCGGTCGGCGAGATAGCCGAACACAAAGGTGCCGATCAGGCCGCCCAGTTGCAGCACCGAGAACACCACGCCGAAACTCGCGAGCGGCACGTCGAGCGCATGGGCCATCGCTTTCGTGGCGACGCTGATGGACTGGGTGTCGAGACCATCGAGGAAGATGACTGATCCGCATAACACGAGGATCAGTCGCTGATAGGCCGAGAGCGGCCGGCTGTCGATCAGCGCGGCGGCAGCGCCAGGCGTTGCGGTCGATTGCATGTCTGTCTCCTGAAGCGGGCGCTATGCGTCCCGCCTTTTTTTCTGGTTTCTTGCGTCGTTTACGCTATCGCTACTGGCACGGGCTGATCGCTACGCGCCTCGGCGTCGATCATCGCCGCGAGCAGACGCCGTGCGCGGATCGCGGCTGCGTCGGTGGCGAGCAGGACGGGACGCATCGAGAACAGCTCGCGCTCGCCCATGCGCGTCTGCACGCCTTCGATCATCGGCTTGTCCTGTTCGTGAAAGCCCATTTGCTGCCAGCGTGCCGTTTCGTCGTCAGCGTCAGGATCGTCGAGACGGTAATTGCGCGAACTCGCGTACAGATATTGCGTCGATGCTGCGCCGATCGGCGTGACGATGTGCGTGCCGATCCGCACGAGGCCATGCTCACGCGGCCTGCCGACAGGCACCACGCCCGTCTCCAGCAGGCAGCAGCCCGGCGCATGCCAGCGTATGTTCAGCCAGTAGTCCACGGGCGCATCGGGATCGTCGAGAAACGGGCGGAACGATTGCGGCGCGCGCGTGCCGGCCACCGTGCGCCGACTTTCCAGCGCACTGCCATCCTGCACGACGTCGTGTTTCGCCTGAAGAAAATCATCGACGTGCTGATACGGCGCATGCAGATAGTTCACATGCGAGAGGTCCATCAGGTTATCGACGACCAGTTCGTAGTGCGCCTTTTGCGTCATCTCGTCGCCGACGGTCTTCAGTCGCGGCGACACCAGATGCGAGAAATCCGGGATCAGGCTTGCGTCGGCGCGCGATGGTTCGCCCGCCCAGATCCACACGAGCCCATGACGGTCTTCCGCCGGAAAGCTGCGCACGCGCGCGCCGGGAGGAATGCGGCCGTCGCCGTGCGGATTCTTCGAGCAGGCGCCGCTGCAGTCGAATTGCAGCCCGTGATAGCCGCATTCGATGCCGTCGCCGACACGCTTGCCCATCGACAGTGGCGCAAAGCGATGCGGGCAGCGGTCGATCATCGCGACGGGCGCGCCATCGTGCTTGCGGTACAGCAGCATCGGCTCGCCCAGCAACTCGCGGGTGGATAAATCGGCGCCGACATCGCGACTCCACGCCGCGGCGTACCACGTGTTTCTCAGCAATTTCATGACTTGCTTTCCTCGA contains the following coding sequences:
- a CDS encoding substrate-binding domain-containing protein — its product is MSRLTLSLAVSDYDHVRDLVSGRVQPEGIELVPSVLNVEEIFYRTTHFQEWDISEMSFGKYSSLRSQGDDRLVGLPVFPSRSFRQSSLYVRRDGRVQRPEDLRGKRIGIPEWAQTAAIYSRGWIAHSLGIPLSEIEWVQGGVNQAGRKEKVNVRVPEGVSYRSEPERSLTSLLLDGEIDAVLSARPPEPGHERADEIVRLFSRFADTEREYYEETRIFPIMHLIVLRRETFEKHRWIAGNLLKAFEEAKRNSLYRLSDITCSHFPLPWMPTRVAEAQALFGADIWPYGLEPNRTTLEAFLKFGYEQGVCHRLLKPEELFPAETLSAVRV
- a CDS encoding MFS transporter, which produces MAQHKVSMPAGRIDVRQELEEAPLGGFHIRLGVLISMILLFDGYDLYNSAYIVHYVAGPWGLSPTRIGIMLSSGLAGFAAGSAVSGLLGDRFGRRSILLLGCWGSGVMSLAIALFAHSLASYIALRVTMGLALGLLMPLAITYINEIAPKRSSNVFTSLFFSLGWVSGSSSAGLIAAWLTPHYGWQSLYYVGGVALVFALAIQLWLPESPRFLASRGRWEEVKPLLYRLRPDRAAAYDAGQFATGGAISHRSPLGLLLSRDYRLRTLSFWAAGALSLFSAYGLSGWLPTIMLKRGENLSSSFAYGSLFAGMAVAGGLISGFIADRVGDRRRVISASYVLGAAMVALLAWATDRTTTLIAVAGAGAFVVGSQIVLNNLVAATYPTEMRGTGVGVFLGLSRIGAMFGPAVAGVLQQWSGGPGIMFAAIGAAVLMTAMLVLTVGPSQPHVVVTNAH
- a CDS encoding porin, with product MKRRHTLAAFGLTCAATSCAYAQGSVTLYGITDVGVEVANHVPGPNGTSGTVVRMESGSLAGSRWGLRGTEDLGGGLKTIFVLENGYSINNGTLGQGGRLFGRKAYVGLSTPYGDVTLGRQYNLLYDLMYVYDPLQFNPSYSAQGYDATLVGRADNAVRYTARFAGVTLAALYSTGFDSTIPNGAQVPGHSKVGREYSFALQYANGSANVGVAYDQMQGTSIATQDATQMRVVGGATYTFGPVRAYVGTRWLNIRNTTALQGSLLYWLGASWQPTSPLIFSLGGYQERIHGTGQKATSGVLLADYFLSKRTDLYAEVSYVTNSNGLNVGVRATGDVTTGGTQTGATVGIKHTF
- a CDS encoding ornithine cyclodeaminase family protein; translated protein: MNAASTPVWISEQQIVSLMNLSGAIEALEAGLAQQASGAARNMGKTHVAWGHSNLHAIGAAFQDAGIVGTKTWAHTEGGACPLLILFDSANGQLKAILEAFALGQMRTGGISGVATKWLARPDADVLALIGTGKQALAQLAAVAAVRRLKLVRVYSPTPDKRRAFVERAREKFDIEIVEAPSVEAAVADAPIVTTVTRATEAFLPASALAYGTHVNAVGAITEERIELADDVFARCTRAVVDDLGAAKRLSTEFVRAYGARDAWNEVAPLCDVIAEGRARTASDDITVFKAMGMGVSDLALGLRLYALALEAGLGSPLPQPRREPPRLN
- a CDS encoding carboxymuconolactone decarboxylase family protein, giving the protein MSDRIPRLEMADMRADLADYLTPRVERLRYLGELFKCAGHAPDVLLQFMHFTDALKQALPDRLTELGALTVASYMENRYERHQHERLSVKLGFPRAWIAQVNRLDPAAATDLSDVEKAAQAYALKALRTRGLEAQAEFDAFASLVTPAEAMAFVMLIGRYVTHAIAVNTLRLEPPVASIFEDEQ
- the dapA gene encoding 4-hydroxy-tetrahydrodipicolinate synthase, which translates into the protein MRDISWLKGSITPIVTPFRNQAVDYETYARLVDWQIVNGGHGVLVNGTTAEPSLLTVAERNRLVDVAVEAAAGRVPVLAATGSQSHAETVELTQHADKAGVDAMLVVTPYYIRPPQRGLVEYYADIAARTDRPLLIYHIPGRAAVSMDLATVKSIRERAPNLVGMKHAVNDMAFVTHMLDAFGPEWRVFVGLEELSYPMLAVGACGLMNAVGNLAPRKVADLVEAVEREDYAAARKLHFALFELNQSVFYDTNPIPIKYMMKRMGQIPANEHRLPMMPATRELEARLDGVLDRAGLL
- a CDS encoding cupin domain-containing protein, which produces MHDLRREFGPAQASFVDQTGQRPRDNHYWAPVIVSREQIDAEVERLAALPRPADGRRQSLIVHPSARAGSPGLAPGIQVSLQVLLPGESTEPMRHNATEVNFCIRGGGSTRVAGRTIAFRQYDVWNHPAFVAFAHTNDTDDIQVRLVYSNAPLLQHMEVYVPEFGVELEVPTQTLTAHASDDPKRRSPFGTFPIGEDGGLLMPYETLINPQVVESRPLHFSWQQVKAELDKLEALGSDYVGRRLYMMYNPVTGRTNGITPNFFATMTIRPPKIVDRPHRHVSAAINYYFSGSGYSMVAGNRYEWKAGDLMLSAPGWAVHNHASYDDYVYELTVQDQPLNIYMQSLLWQESMKEPPALLGTQTGFSTNRTNAATAA